Proteins encoded in a region of the Mycolicibacterium neoaurum genome:
- a CDS encoding lipase family protein, which yields MGCLTSGLAHADDWYPYYNEDEYTAFYTPPNPLPDVPPGALVRTEPSRLVLEPSGQLGHIMANGTRIMYRSTDGRGNPDVVTGTYFEPWAPWPGRGPRPLIVYGPGTQGQGDQCAPSRGFNQGIHWSPYLDFTFNYEEMFVATMVARGFAIVMTDYEGLGTIGVTHTYVNRLSQGQAMLDAARAAQALPGTSLPPDGPVAFWGYSQGGGAAASAAELASAYAPELDIVGTYAGAPPADLAALIPFADGSALVGVIGYALNSVFQTYPEVEAKIRGLLTPRGMDFVDKTRDQCVPETLTKFMFRHLQPYFNGPIDVLLTDPQFRGLLDLQKLGTLKPDAPVMINHNRFDPLVPYAPSVQLGKDWCAKGADVEFRTNEQPPFLNKAVVNHALPMLVDGEPAMQWIADRFNGVPTRPNCGQF from the coding sequence ATCGGTTGTCTGACAAGTGGATTGGCCCATGCCGACGACTGGTATCCGTACTACAACGAGGACGAATACACCGCCTTCTACACGCCACCGAATCCGTTGCCTGATGTACCGCCGGGTGCGCTCGTGCGCACCGAACCGTCTCGGCTGGTGTTGGAGCCGTCCGGCCAGCTCGGCCATATCATGGCCAACGGCACCCGCATCATGTACCGCAGCACCGACGGACGCGGGAACCCCGATGTGGTGACCGGCACCTACTTCGAACCCTGGGCGCCGTGGCCCGGCAGGGGTCCGCGCCCGCTGATCGTCTACGGCCCCGGCACCCAGGGTCAGGGTGACCAATGCGCGCCGTCGCGCGGCTTCAACCAGGGCATCCACTGGTCGCCGTATCTGGACTTCACGTTCAACTACGAGGAGATGTTCGTCGCGACCATGGTCGCGCGTGGCTTCGCCATCGTGATGACCGATTACGAGGGTCTCGGCACCATCGGGGTCACCCACACCTACGTCAACCGGCTGTCCCAGGGCCAGGCGATGCTCGACGCGGCGCGGGCGGCACAAGCGCTGCCCGGCACCTCCTTGCCGCCCGACGGCCCCGTCGCGTTCTGGGGTTACTCCCAGGGTGGTGGCGCGGCGGCCTCGGCGGCCGAACTGGCCTCGGCCTACGCCCCCGAACTCGATATCGTGGGCACCTACGCCGGAGCGCCGCCGGCCGATCTGGCGGCGTTGATCCCGTTCGCCGACGGCAGCGCGCTGGTCGGGGTGATCGGCTACGCGCTCAACAGCGTGTTCCAGACCTACCCGGAGGTGGAGGCCAAGATTCGTGGTCTGCTCACCCCGCGGGGCATGGACTTCGTCGACAAGACCAGGGATCAGTGCGTTCCCGAGACGCTGACGAAGTTCATGTTCCGGCATCTGCAGCCCTACTTCAACGGCCCGATCGACGTCCTGCTGACCGATCCCCAGTTCCGCGGGCTGCTCGACCTGCAGAAGCTGGGCACGCTGAAACCCGATGCGCCCGTGATGATCAACCACAACCGGTTCGATCCGCTGGTGCCGTACGCGCCGTCGGTCCAGCTCGGCAAGGACTGGTGCGCCAAGGGGGCGGACGTAGAGTTCCGCACCAACGAGCAACCGCCGTTCCTCAACAAGGCCGTCGTCAACCATGCGCTGCCGATGCTCGTCGACGGCGAACCCGCGATGCAATGGATCGCCGACCGCTTCAACGGGGTGCCGACCAGACCCAACTGCGGCCAGTTCTAG
- a CDS encoding tetratricopeptide repeat protein has protein sequence MADDIAARGGQALTLYGQGRVQEALTLAWQTAAAHPDSPLAQYTYASLLREAARPAEALDVVDHALRLYPESADAWVLRGDLQQQVSGLAAAEPDYLQALRIDPGHGLAVHNLAVSRLRWGTNTAALRGLLQAMRMDPELTQTALGNIGLAITRVLRMATAATVLLAAAMFAVFILHDQGQSTVLARVFTVVLAAPPIAALYWVWRMVPMPVLRSVTTGRIVMVLRLIFLVLAGACGLVVAVLGATGLTTVAPALLLFAMVGLTILGWVSGR, from the coding sequence GTGGCCGACGATATCGCCGCCAGGGGCGGGCAGGCGTTGACGCTCTACGGTCAGGGTCGGGTGCAGGAGGCGCTGACACTGGCCTGGCAGACCGCCGCGGCCCATCCCGATTCACCGCTGGCGCAGTACACATACGCCAGCCTGCTGCGCGAGGCCGCTCGGCCTGCCGAGGCGCTGGACGTCGTCGATCACGCGCTGCGGCTGTACCCGGAGTCGGCGGATGCCTGGGTGTTGCGCGGTGACCTGCAGCAGCAGGTGTCCGGGCTCGCCGCCGCCGAACCCGACTACCTGCAGGCACTGCGGATCGATCCCGGACATGGGCTGGCCGTCCACAATCTGGCCGTCAGCCGGTTGCGGTGGGGGACCAACACCGCGGCGTTGCGTGGCCTGCTGCAGGCCATGCGGATGGATCCGGAGCTGACACAGACGGCACTGGGCAATATCGGGCTGGCCATCACCCGCGTGCTGCGGATGGCGACGGCGGCCACAGTTCTGTTGGCCGCGGCGATGTTCGCCGTCTTCATACTGCACGATCAGGGCCAATCCACCGTCCTGGCAAGGGTTTTCACCGTAGTCCTGGCCGCGCCGCCGATCGCCGCGCTGTACTGGGTGTGGCGGATGGTGCCGATGCCGGTGCTGCGGTCGGTGACGACGGGCCGCATCGTCATGGTGCTGCGGCTGATCTTTCTCGTGCTGGCGGGTGCCTGCGGTTTGGTGGTCGCGGTGCTCGGCGCGACCGGGCTGACCACCGTCGCGCCCGCATTGCTGTTGTTCGCGATGGTGGGGCTGACGATCCTCGGATGGGTGTCCGGCCGATAG
- a CDS encoding dTMP kinase, giving the protein MLIVIEGLDGAGKRTLTEGLRAAFETEGRSVATLAFPRYGESIHADLAAEALHGGHGDLAESVYAMAMLFALDRSGAAADIRRLLAEHDVLILDRYVASNAAYSAARLHQDGDGDVVEWVGDLEYGRFGLPAPDHQVLLDVPVELAAERAVSRAAADADRVRDAYERDGGLQQRTGAVYAQLAAAGWGGEWIVVGADVEAAVLAAGMSAG; this is encoded by the coding sequence GTGCTCATCGTGATCGAGGGCCTCGACGGCGCAGGCAAGCGGACGTTGACCGAGGGTCTACGCGCGGCGTTCGAGACCGAAGGCAGGTCCGTGGCCACCCTGGCCTTCCCGCGGTACGGCGAGTCGATCCATGCCGATCTGGCCGCGGAGGCCCTGCACGGCGGACACGGCGACCTTGCCGAGTCGGTCTATGCGATGGCGATGTTGTTCGCGCTGGACCGCTCGGGGGCGGCCGCCGACATCCGGCGACTACTCGCTGAACACGATGTGCTGATCCTGGACCGCTATGTCGCCTCCAACGCCGCCTACAGCGCCGCCCGACTACACCAAGATGGCGATGGTGACGTGGTCGAGTGGGTCGGCGATCTCGAGTACGGGCGGTTCGGGTTGCCCGCCCCGGATCATCAAGTGCTGCTCGATGTTCCCGTCGAACTGGCCGCTGAGCGTGCCGTCAGCCGCGCGGCCGCCGACGCCGACCGCGTGCGTGATGCCTATGAGCGCGACGGCGGACTGCAGCAGCGCACCGGCGCGGTGTACGCGCAGTTGGCCGCCGCGGGCTGGGGCGGGGAATGGATCGTCGTCGGAGCCGATGTCGAGGCGGCGGTGCTGGCGGCGGGCATGTCGGCGGGCTGA
- a CDS encoding rubredoxin, translating to MSAYRCPGCDFIYDEAKGAPREGFPAGTSWDAVPDDWTCPDCAVREKVDFETV from the coding sequence GTGAGCGCCTACCGTTGCCCGGGTTGCGACTTCATCTACGACGAGGCCAAAGGTGCACCGCGCGAAGGGTTTCCGGCAGGAACCAGTTGGGACGCGGTACCCGACGACTGGACCTGTCCGGACTGTGCGGTCCGCGAGAAGGTCGATTTCGAAACAGTGTGA
- a CDS encoding alkane 1-monooxygenase — protein MTSQIDHGAIDVPATEWRDRKRYLWLMGLIAPTALFVMLPLVWAFNNLGWHIAAQVPFWVGPLLVYGLLPILDRFFGPDGQNPPDEVMERLENDKYYRYCTYAYIPCQYASVIFGAYLFTATDLSWLGFDGGLGWPAKIGLALSVGVLGGVGINTAHEMGHKKDSLERWLSKITLAQTGYGHFYIEHNRGHHVRVATPEDPASARFGETFWEFLPRSVWGSLKSSWELEAKRLERAGKSKWHWSNDVLNAWAMSVVFYGALLAIFGLGLIPYILISAIYGFALLETVNYLEHYGLLRQKLESGRYERCAPAHSWNSDHIVTNLFLYHLQRHSDHHANPTRRYQTLRSMDGAPNLPSGYASMIGLTYFPPLWRKVMDHRVLAHYDGDITRANIHPRRRAHVLAKYGTGDEQGA, from the coding sequence ATGACATCGCAGATCGACCACGGGGCGATCGACGTCCCCGCGACCGAATGGCGTGACCGCAAGCGGTACCTGTGGCTGATGGGGCTGATCGCCCCGACGGCCCTGTTCGTGATGCTGCCGCTGGTGTGGGCCTTCAACAATCTCGGCTGGCACATCGCGGCACAGGTCCCGTTCTGGGTCGGTCCGCTGCTGGTCTACGGGCTGTTGCCGATCTTGGACCGCTTCTTCGGTCCCGACGGGCAGAATCCGCCCGACGAGGTCATGGAACGGCTGGAGAACGACAAGTACTACCGCTACTGCACCTATGCCTACATTCCGTGCCAGTACGCCAGCGTCATCTTCGGCGCATACCTGTTCACGGCGACCGACCTGAGTTGGCTGGGCTTCGACGGTGGCCTGGGGTGGCCGGCGAAGATCGGGCTGGCCCTGTCGGTCGGTGTGCTCGGCGGCGTCGGCATCAACACCGCCCACGAGATGGGCCACAAGAAGGACTCGCTGGAGCGCTGGCTGTCCAAGATCACCCTCGCGCAGACCGGATACGGGCACTTCTACATCGAGCACAACCGTGGCCACCACGTTCGCGTCGCCACCCCGGAGGACCCGGCCTCGGCGCGGTTCGGTGAGACCTTCTGGGAGTTCCTGCCGCGCAGCGTGTGGGGCAGTCTCAAGTCCTCCTGGGAGTTGGAGGCCAAACGGCTGGAGCGTGCCGGAAAGTCGAAGTGGCACTGGTCGAATGATGTGCTGAACGCCTGGGCGATGTCGGTGGTGTTCTACGGCGCCCTGTTGGCGATCTTCGGTCTCGGGTTGATCCCGTACATCCTGATCTCGGCGATCTACGGTTTCGCCTTGCTGGAGACGGTCAATTACCTGGAGCACTATGGTCTGCTGCGGCAGAAGCTGGAGTCCGGCCGCTACGAACGGTGCGCTCCGGCGCATAGCTGGAACTCCGACCACATCGTGACCAACCTGTTCCTCTATCACCTGCAGCGGCACAGCGATCACCACGCCAACCCCACCCGCCGCTACCAGACGCTGCGCAGCATGGACGGCGCGCCGAACCTGCCCAGCGGGTACGCCTCGATGATCGGGCTGACCTACTTCCCGCCGTTGTGGCGCAAGGTGATGGACCACCGGGTACTGGCCCACTATGACGGGGACATCACCCGGGCCAACATCCATCCGCGCAGGCGCGCTCACGTGCTCGCCAAGTATGGGACCGGCGACGAGCAGGGGGCTTGA
- a CDS encoding MFS transporter, whose product MRAHPASGDDGTVRRSLISLAVLNFFLADARDGLGPFLDAFLATRGWSSVALGAIATTGGVIGLVVTPLFGALVDGSRRKRALVAGPVIVVTAVALLTLIVPTGPIVWVGQVGTAVVGAVIGPAMMGLTLGLVGERVFGRQVARNEFWNHVGNVASLTAVFVLVSLYGEQAIIGLMLVTAAGAVLAALCVSPADIDHDTARGLAEADTGDRPSGLRTLVATPGLVVLALVLLMFHFGNAPMSRLIAQDFAIELDTPFRTTAIITGVAQLSMIAAAVAAPAAIRRFGLSTVLLIGLCALPIRGLIAGTLPGFWTIFPVQILDGVGAGLVGIVTPVAVERLLAGTGRFNVGFAAVMTVQGVGASLSNVIAGAVVSARGYHASHLLSGLIAVTAIALFLRYRRLIVRPDREGLDSVTAVPDR is encoded by the coding sequence ATGCGTGCTCACCCGGCCTCCGGAGACGACGGCACCGTGCGCCGCTCGCTGATATCGCTGGCCGTGCTGAACTTCTTCCTCGCCGACGCCCGCGACGGCCTCGGGCCGTTCCTGGACGCCTTTCTCGCCACTCGCGGCTGGTCATCGGTGGCGCTCGGGGCGATCGCCACCACGGGTGGGGTGATCGGGCTGGTGGTGACACCGCTGTTCGGGGCGCTGGTCGACGGATCCCGGCGCAAACGCGCACTGGTTGCCGGCCCGGTGATCGTGGTGACCGCGGTGGCGTTGCTGACGTTGATCGTTCCGACCGGACCGATCGTGTGGGTCGGCCAGGTCGGTACGGCGGTCGTGGGTGCCGTCATCGGTCCGGCGATGATGGGCCTGACGCTGGGGCTGGTCGGGGAACGGGTGTTCGGCAGGCAGGTCGCCCGCAACGAGTTCTGGAACCATGTCGGCAACGTGGCCTCGTTGACCGCGGTCTTCGTCCTGGTCTCGCTCTACGGCGAACAAGCGATCATCGGCCTGATGCTGGTGACCGCCGCCGGGGCGGTGCTCGCCGCCTTGTGCGTCTCCCCCGCCGATATCGACCACGACACCGCCCGCGGCCTGGCCGAGGCCGACACCGGCGACCGTCCGTCGGGCCTGCGGACCTTGGTGGCGACGCCGGGGCTGGTGGTGTTGGCGCTGGTGCTGTTGATGTTCCACTTCGGCAATGCGCCGATGAGCCGGCTGATCGCCCAGGATTTCGCCATCGAATTGGACACTCCGTTCCGCACCACGGCGATCATCACCGGGGTGGCACAGCTGTCGATGATCGCCGCCGCGGTGGCGGCGCCGGCAGCGATCCGGCGCTTCGGGTTGTCCACGGTGCTGCTGATCGGTCTGTGCGCCTTGCCGATCCGCGGCCTCATCGCCGGCACCCTGCCCGGTTTCTGGACGATCTTCCCGGTGCAGATCCTCGACGGGGTCGGGGCCGGGCTGGTCGGCATCGTGACCCCGGTCGCCGTCGAGCGCCTATTGGCAGGCACGGGGCGGTTCAACGTCGGATTCGCTGCGGTGATGACGGTGCAGGGCGTGGGTGCGTCGTTGAGCAACGTGATCGCCGGGGCCGTGGTGTCCGCGCGCGGCTATCACGCCTCACACCTGCTCAGCGGATTGATCGCGGTGACCGCGATCGCATTGTTCCTGCGCTACCGCAGGCTCATCGTGCGGCCGGACCGGGAAGGCCTCGACAGTGTCACTGCGGTCCCGGATCGATGA
- the mtrA gene encoding two-component system response regulator MtrA, with the protein MVTMRQRILVVDDDPSLAEMLTIVLRNEGFDTAVIGDGSQALTAVRELRPDLVLLDLMLPGMNGIDVCRVLRSDSGVPIVMLTAKTDTVDVVLGLESGADDYVMKPFKPKELVARVRARLRRNDDEPAEMLSIADIDIDVPAHKVTRNGEQISLTPLEFDLLVALARKPRQVFTRDVLLEQVWGYRHPADTRLVNVHVQRLRAKVETDPENPQVVLTVRGVGYKAGPP; encoded by the coding sequence ATGGTCACCATGAGGCAACGGATCCTGGTCGTCGACGACGACCCGTCACTGGCCGAGATGCTCACCATCGTCCTGCGCAACGAGGGTTTCGACACCGCCGTCATCGGTGACGGCAGCCAGGCGCTCACCGCCGTGCGTGAGCTCCGTCCCGATCTGGTCCTGCTGGACCTCATGCTGCCCGGCATGAACGGTATCGACGTGTGCCGGGTGCTGCGCTCGGACTCGGGTGTGCCGATCGTGATGCTGACGGCCAAGACCGACACCGTGGACGTGGTGCTGGGTCTGGAATCCGGCGCCGACGACTACGTCATGAAGCCGTTCAAGCCCAAGGAACTGGTCGCCAGGGTGCGGGCCCGGTTGCGCCGCAACGATGATGAGCCCGCCGAGATGTTGTCGATCGCCGATATCGACATCGACGTGCCCGCCCACAAGGTCACCCGCAACGGTGAGCAGATCTCGCTGACCCCGCTGGAGTTCGACCTGTTGGTGGCGCTGGCCCGCAAACCGCGCCAGGTGTTCACCCGCGATGTGCTGCTCGAACAGGTCTGGGGTTACCGGCATCCCGCCGACACCCGGCTGGTCAACGTGCACGTGCAGCGGTTGCGCGCCAAGGTCGAGACCGACCCGGAGAACCCGCAGGTGGTGCTGACCGTTCGAGGGGTGGGATACAAGGCCGGCCCGCCGTGA
- a CDS encoding TetR family transcriptional regulator — protein MNAPRSGATRVPYAEASRVLLRDSILDGMREMLLVRDWSSITLTDVARAAGISRQTIYNEFGSRQGLAQGYALRLADRLVNAVDAAIANNIGQVYEAFLEGFRAFFLESASDPLVISLLSGEAKPDLLQIITTDSGPIITRCSQRLTATFQNSWIKATDEDAGVLARAIVRLAMSYVSMPPEADHDVARDLARLMSPFAERYGVIDPGPQ, from the coding sequence ATGAACGCACCGCGGTCCGGCGCCACCCGCGTGCCGTATGCGGAGGCATCGCGGGTGCTGCTGCGCGATTCGATCCTCGACGGCATGCGCGAGATGCTGCTGGTGCGTGATTGGTCCTCGATCACGCTCACCGATGTGGCACGGGCGGCAGGCATCAGCAGGCAGACCATCTACAACGAGTTCGGCTCACGACAGGGGCTGGCGCAGGGCTACGCGCTGCGTCTTGCCGACCGTCTGGTCAATGCCGTCGATGCGGCCATCGCCAACAACATCGGCCAGGTGTACGAGGCGTTCCTGGAGGGTTTCCGGGCCTTCTTCTTGGAGTCCGCCTCCGACCCGCTGGTCATCTCGCTGCTCAGCGGCGAGGCCAAACCCGATCTGCTGCAGATCATCACGACCGACAGCGGGCCCATCATCACCCGTTGCTCGCAGCGGCTGACCGCCACCTTCCAGAACAGCTGGATCAAGGCCACCGACGAGGACGCCGGGGTGCTCGCCCGCGCGATCGTCCGACTGGCGATGAGCTACGTGTCGATGCCGCCGGAAGCCGATCATGACGTCGCCCGCGACCTGGCCCGCCTGATGTCCCCGTTCGCCGAGCGTTATGGCGTCATCGATCCGGGACCGCAGTGA
- the manA gene encoding mannose-6-phosphate isomerase, class I, whose amino-acid sequence MNLLRGAIRKYAWGSRTAIAEFTGRPSPTAHPEAELWLGAHPGDPAHCATEAGELSLLEMITADPDGQLGGRTRSRFGDTLPFLAKVLAADEPLSLQAHPSAQQAVQGFELENHLGIPVNAPTRNYRDRSHKPEIIIALGTFEALAGFRPAARTAEFMRALAVPALDPFITLLKDQSDADGLRALFTTWITFPQPDLDVLVPSVLDGAISYLRSGATDFHAEAKTILELGERYPGDAGVLAAMLLNRITLAEGEAIYLPAGNLHAYLHGIGFEVMANSDNVLRGGLTPKHVDVPELLRVLDFTPTDDAPILPRVALDGLELVYDTPATEFAVSVLRLDGDRLGREIDVPAEHEGPQILLCIDGTVRVHAESGSGSDSEAVTLSRGASAWIAADDGPVRLSADEPARLFRVTVGI is encoded by the coding sequence GTGAACCTGCTCCGTGGAGCCATCCGTAAGTATGCCTGGGGATCGCGGACCGCGATCGCCGAATTCACCGGAAGGCCAAGTCCGACAGCCCATCCCGAGGCCGAGCTGTGGTTGGGTGCGCATCCTGGTGATCCCGCGCACTGTGCGACCGAGGCCGGTGAGCTCTCGCTGTTGGAGATGATCACCGCCGACCCGGACGGTCAGCTCGGTGGCCGTACGCGGTCCCGGTTCGGTGACACGCTGCCGTTCCTGGCCAAGGTGCTCGCCGCCGACGAGCCGCTGTCACTGCAGGCGCACCCGAGCGCCCAGCAGGCCGTCCAGGGCTTCGAACTGGAAAACCACCTCGGCATCCCGGTCAACGCGCCGACGCGCAACTACCGAGACCGCAGCCACAAACCCGAGATCATCATCGCGCTGGGCACGTTCGAGGCGTTGGCCGGTTTCCGCCCGGCCGCCAGGACCGCGGAGTTCATGCGCGCCCTTGCGGTGCCCGCGCTGGATCCGTTCATCACCCTGCTCAAGGACCAGTCCGATGCCGACGGTCTGCGCGCGCTGTTCACCACCTGGATCACGTTCCCGCAGCCCGATCTCGACGTGCTCGTTCCCTCGGTGCTCGACGGGGCCATCAGCTACCTGCGCTCCGGTGCGACCGACTTCCATGCCGAGGCCAAGACGATCCTGGAACTGGGCGAGCGGTATCCCGGTGACGCCGGGGTGCTGGCGGCGATGCTGCTGAACCGGATCACCTTGGCCGAGGGAGAGGCGATCTATCTCCCGGCCGGTAACCTACATGCCTATCTGCACGGTATCGGTTTCGAAGTGATGGCCAACTCCGACAACGTATTACGCGGTGGGCTGACGCCCAAACACGTCGACGTGCCCGAACTGCTCCGGGTGCTGGACTTCACGCCCACCGACGATGCGCCGATCCTGCCGCGGGTCGCGCTGGACGGCCTGGAACTGGTCTATGACACCCCGGCCACCGAATTCGCGGTCTCGGTGCTGCGGTTGGACGGTGATCGGCTGGGTCGTGAGATCGACGTCCCTGCCGAGCACGAGGGCCCACAGATCCTGCTGTGCATCGACGGGACCGTACGCGTGCACGCCGAGTCCGGCTCCGGCTCCGACTCCGAGGCCGTCACGCTGTCCCGCGGTGCCTCGGCCTGGATCGCTGCCGATGACGGCCCGGTGCGGTTGTCCGCCGACGAGCCGGCCCGACTGTTCCGGGTGACCGTCGGTATCTGA
- a CDS encoding rubredoxin, protein MDYKLFVCVQCGFEYDEAKGWPEDGIAPGTRWEDIPEDWSCPDCGAAKSDFDMVEIARP, encoded by the coding sequence ATGGACTACAAACTGTTCGTCTGCGTGCAATGCGGATTCGAGTACGACGAGGCCAAGGGTTGGCCCGAGGACGGGATCGCGCCGGGCACCCGCTGGGAGGACATCCCCGAGGACTGGAGCTGCCCGGACTGCGGTGCGGCCAAGTCCGATTTCGACATGGTGGAGATCGCCCGGCCGTGA
- the ahcY gene encoding adenosylhomocysteinase: protein MTALTADVRNGIDYKVADLSLADFGRKEIRLAEHEMPGLMELRREYHDVQPLKGARISGSLHMTVQTAVLIETLVALGAEVRWASCNIFSTQDHAAAAIVVGPHGTVEEPKGTPVFAWKGETLEEYWWAAEQMLTWPGEPANMILDDGGDATMMVLRGAQYEKAGVVPPAEEDDSAEWKVFLGVLRERFETEKDKWTKIAESVQGVTEETTTGVLRLYQFAAAGELAFPAINVNDSVTKSKFDNKYGTRHSLVDGINRGTDALIGGKKVLICGYGDVGKGCAESLAGQGARVQVTEIDPINALQALMDGYDVVTVEQAIGDADIVITSTGNKDIITLDHMKAMKDHSILGNIGHFDNEIDMAALERSGATRINIKPQVDEWTFGDSGKSIIVLSEGRLLNLGNATGHPSFVMSNSFSNQVIAQIELWTKNDQYDNEVYRLAKHLDEKVAKIHVEALGGTLTKLTKDQAEYIGVDVEGPYKPEHYRY from the coding sequence ATGACTGCGTTGACCGCCGATGTCCGCAACGGCATCGACTACAAGGTCGCCGACCTTTCGCTCGCCGATTTCGGCCGCAAGGAGATCCGTCTGGCCGAGCACGAGATGCCCGGTCTGATGGAACTGCGCCGCGAGTACCACGACGTGCAGCCGCTCAAGGGCGCGCGCATCTCCGGCTCCCTGCACATGACCGTGCAGACCGCCGTGCTGATCGAGACGCTGGTGGCGCTCGGTGCTGAGGTTCGCTGGGCGAGCTGCAACATCTTCTCCACCCAGGACCACGCCGCCGCCGCGATCGTCGTCGGTCCGCACGGCACCGTCGAGGAGCCCAAGGGCACCCCCGTCTTCGCCTGGAAGGGCGAGACGCTGGAGGAGTACTGGTGGGCCGCCGAGCAGATGCTGACCTGGCCGGGTGAGCCCGCCAACATGATCCTCGACGACGGTGGCGACGCCACCATGATGGTGCTGCGCGGCGCGCAGTACGAGAAGGCCGGCGTGGTCCCGCCCGCCGAAGAGGACGACTCGGCCGAGTGGAAGGTCTTCCTGGGAGTGCTGCGTGAGCGCTTCGAGACCGAGAAGGACAAGTGGACCAAGATCGCCGAGTCGGTCCAGGGCGTCACCGAGGAGACCACCACCGGCGTGCTGCGCCTGTACCAGTTCGCCGCCGCAGGTGAGCTGGCGTTTCCGGCGATCAACGTCAACGACTCGGTCACCAAGAGCAAGTTCGACAACAAGTACGGCACCCGCCACTCGCTGGTCGACGGCATCAACCGCGGCACCGACGCCCTGATCGGCGGCAAGAAGGTCCTGATCTGCGGTTACGGCGATGTCGGTAAGGGCTGCGCGGAGTCGCTGGCCGGCCAGGGCGCCCGCGTCCAGGTCACCGAGATCGACCCGATCAATGCCCTGCAGGCGCTGATGGACGGCTATGACGTGGTGACCGTCGAGCAGGCGATCGGCGATGCCGACATCGTCATCACCTCGACCGGTAACAAGGACATCATCACCCTCGACCACATGAAGGCGATGAAGGATCACTCGATCCTGGGCAACATCGGCCACTTCGACAACGAGATCGACATGGCCGCCCTTGAGCGCTCGGGTGCCACCCGTATCAACATCAAGCCGCAGGTCGACGAGTGGACCTTCGGTGACTCGGGCAAGTCGATCATCGTGCTGAGCGAGGGCCGTCTGCTCAACCTGGGTAACGCCACCGGGCACCCCTCGTTCGTGATGAGCAACAGCTTCTCCAACCAGGTCATCGCGCAGATCGAACTGTGGACCAAGAACGACCAGTACGACAACGAGGTCTACCGGCTGGCCAAGCACCTCGACGAGAAGGTCGCCAAGATCCACGTCGAGGCACTGGGCGGCACGCTGACCAAGCTGACCAAGGATCAGGCCGAGTACATCGGTGTCGACGTCGAGGGTCCGTACAAGCCGGAGCACTACCGGTACTGA